The following coding sequences are from one Rissa tridactyla isolate bRisTri1 chromosome 14, bRisTri1.patW.cur.20221130, whole genome shotgun sequence window:
- the GOLGA2 gene encoding golgin subfamily A member 2 isoform X3 has translation MADGSRQSRLAAAKKKLKEYQQKNSPGATAGTKKKRKTKEGSRPETPTNDDQQPPENIQNILKVLVSDLNRSNGVAIPSLDKRKIHEAEDHKNALDENRSISSTESLRQLSEQLNGLVSQSTSYVNGESAVSSTNIKEMETRYQELAVALDSSNLTNKQLVTKIEELKQQNQEAMNQLEKEKKEFEQKFSKEQAALREQLQVHIQTIGILVSEKSELQTALGHTQQAARQKSGEVENLAARLHSSRQRVSELERTLSSISMQQKQSEKHNKELVKERDNLKMELYKQSKSSEEIKQQNSELSEKVHSLVSANSAMKLDMEDLHKKLEMAELMIQQFSNQAGSLDANQQLQMALEEKASLETQVAQLSESLHQLQAERDQYVEKLKEERSIWQQRVQQLSEQVHTMAEEKEKHMAQIRELEANITELLSKSAVKPMDIKPSSPAGPTAAELSLQEEIQRLQQEKEELHGQYQAQVRDNEQLSHLNREQEERLLELEKAVQRYNEESVDRQQILEDMQSDKATISRALSQNRELKEQLAELQNGFVKLTNENMEVTSALQSEQHVKKELAKRLGQLQENLGELKETLQLKTQEARGLQEQRDQYYSHLQQYTVAYQQLAAEKEELHKQYLLQTQLMDRLQHEEVQGKVTVEMHLKELQQTKENLEAVAKENKELQAQISQLAADLDGRVLHRLEGDESEAMIEEIEKSSFVIPEKFESHEEMVAFLTSAMSQVEKEREDMRQQLAAQKQQCRSLLQQIAALRQEQQHDVTLGGGSTMDTVPVEVHEALKTAMEKLQSRFTELMHEKADLKERLEELEHRCIQLSGETDTIGEYIALYQSQRAILKQRHQEKEEYISRLAQDKEEMKMKLLELQDLVMRLVRERNEWYSKYVAAAQNPELLASENESVLPVERRIELNATDGEGLREVNLADEAEQEAAVLHQSGFSPIDSKAAQPSQEDPTAKQIMQLLREIQNPQERLGSLLENPCIPFFYRADENDEVKIMVV, from the exons ATTCATGAAGCTGAGGATCATAAAAATGCTTTGGATGAGAACAG GTCTATCTCATCAACAGAAAGTCTCCGCCAGTTGTCTGAACAACTCAATGGCCTGGTTTCTCAG TCTACGTCGTATGTGAATGGGGAAAGTGCTGTTTCTTCCACAAATATTAAGGAAATGGAA ACACGTTACCAGGAGCTGGCAGTAGCCCTGGATTCCAGCAATCTAACTAACAAACAGCTCGTTACAAAGATAGAGGAATTG AAACAGCAGAACCAAGAAGCAATGAATCAGCTGGAGAAG GAAAAGAAGGAGTTTGAACAGAAATTCTCTAAAGAGCAAGCAGCACTGAGGGAACAGCTACAG GTTCACATCCAGACTATTGGAATTCTAGTTTCTGAGAAGTCTGAGTTGCAGACAGCCCTTGGACATACTCAGCAAGCTGCACGGCAGAAGTCAG GAGAAGTTGAAAACCTGGCTGCTCGTTTACATTCATCTCGCCAGAGGGTATCAGAGCTAGAACGTACTTTGTCGTCTATCTCTATGCAGCAAAAACAGTCAGAGAAG caTAATAAAGAGTTAGTGAAGGAGCGAGACAACCTGAAAATGGAACTATACAAACAAAG caaAAGTAGCGAGGAAATAAAGCAGCAGAATTCGGAGCTGTCAGAGAAAGTTCACTCCCTGGTTTCTGCAAACTCAGCTATGAAGTTGGATATGGAGGATTTGCATAAGAAACTGGAAATGGCTGAACTGATGATTCAACAG TTCTCAAATCAGGCAGGGAGTCTGGATGCCAACCAGCAGTTGCAGATGGCACTGGAAGAGAAGGCGAGCCTGGAAACCCAGGTTGCTCAG CTCTCAGAGTCACTTCACCAGCTCCAGGCAGAAAGAGATCAGTATGTAGAGAAactgaaggaggagagaagcatTTGGCAGCAGCGGGTGCAGCAGCTCTCTGAGCAG GTCCACACaatggcagaggagaaggagaagcacaTGGCCCAAATTCGGGAGCTGGAAGCCAATATTACAGAGCTGTTGAGCAAATCAG CAGTTAAGCCCATGGATATTAAGCCTTCCTCACCAGCAGGGCCCACAGCAGCTGAGCTGAGTCTGCAGGAAGAGATCCAGCGGCTGCAGCAAGAGAAGGAGGAGCTGCATGGGCAGTACCAGGCCCAGGTCCGGGACAACGAGCAGCTGAGCCACCTCAACCGGGAGCAGGAGGAGCGGCTGCTGGAGCTTGAGAAGGCTGTGCAGCGCTACAACGAGGAGTCTGTGGACAGACAGCAGATCCTGGAGGACATGCAGAGTGACAAGGCCACAATCAGTAGGGCGCTGAGCCAAAATCGGGAGCTGAAGGAGCAGCTGGCTGAGCTGCAGAATGGGTTTGTCAAACTG ACAAATGAGAACATGGAGGTTACAAGTGCCCTACAGTCAGAGCAACATGTAAAGAAAGAGCTGGCCAAGAGGCTTGGGCAGCTGCAGGAGAACCTGGGCGAGCTCAAAGAGACG CTGCAACTGAAAACTCAGGAGGCTCGGGGACTGCAGGAGCAGCGGGACCAGTACTACAGCCACTTACAGCAGTACACCGTGGCGTACCAGCAGCTGGCTGCCGAGAAGGAGGAACTGCACAAACAGTACTTGCTTCAGACACAGCTGATGGATCGGCTACAGCATGAGGAGGTTCAGGGGAAGGTGACGGTGGAAATGCACCTGAAAGAGCTGCAGCAGACGAAG GAAAATCTGGAAGCTGTagctaaggaaaacaaagagctgcAGGCCCAGATCAGTCAGTTAGCAGCAGACCTGGATGGCAGGGTTTTGCACCGACTAGAAG GAGATGAAAGTGAAGCAATGATCgaagaaatagaaaaatcttCATTTGTGATCCCAGAGAAGTTTGAAAGCCATGAAGAAATG GTTGCTTTCTTGACATCTGCCATGTCCCAAGTGGAGAAGGAGCGAGAAGACAtgaggcagcagctggcagctcaGAAACAGCAGTGCAGAAGCCTCCTGCAGCAAATAGCAGCTCTTAGGCAGGAGCAGCAACATGATGTCACGCTGGGTGGAG GTTCCACCATGGATACTGTACCAGTGGAGGTTCATGAGGCTTTGAAAACTGCCATGGAGAAACTACAG TCCCGTTTCACAGAGCTGATGCATGAGAAAGCTGATCTGAAGGAACGGCTAGAAGAGTTAGAACATCGCTGCATACAGCTGTCTGGGGAAACGGACACCATTG GGGAGTATATTGCGTTATACCAGAGTCAAAGGGCTATCCTCAAACAGCGACACCAGGAGAAAGAGGAATACATCAGCAGATTGGCTCAGGATAAGGAAGAGATGAAG ATGAAACTACTGGAGCTGCAGGACTTAGTGATGCGTCTGGTCAGGGAAAGAAATGAATGGTACAGCAAGTATGTAGCAGCTGCCCAGAACCCAGAGCTGTTAGCAAGCGAGAATGAAAGTGTACTTCCAGTGGAGAGACGCATTGAACTAAACGCTACGGATGGAGAAG GGTTACGAGAAGTGAATTTAGCAGATGAAGCAGAACAAGAGGCTGCTGTTCTTCATCAATCCGGTTTCTCCCCTATTGACAGTAAAGCTGCTCAGCCAAGCCAAGAGGACCCCACAGCAAAGCAAATAATGCAGCTTCTCAGAGAAATCCAGAACCCTCAGGAGAGGCTGGGCTCCCTGCTGGAAAACCCCTGCATTCCCTTCTTCTACCGTGCTGATGAGAACGATGAGGTCAAAATCATGGTAGTTTAA
- the GOLGA2 gene encoding golgin subfamily A member 2 isoform X4 encodes MADGSRQSRLAAAKKKLKEYQQKNSPGATAGTKKKRKTKEGSRPETPTNDDQQPPENIQNILKVLVSDLNRSNGVAIPSLDKRKAYFDSDVATRNAEQLATDVPVLSNTNSLPSCGSVLPAPGSMQLTQIHEAEDHKNALDENRSISSTESLRQLSEQLNGLVSQSTSYVNGESAVSSTNIKEMETRYQELAVALDSSNLTNKQLVTKIEELKQQNQEAMNQLEKEKKEFEQKFSKEQAALREQLQVHIQTIGILVSEKSELQTALGHTQQAARQKSGEVENLAARLHSSRQRVSELERTLSSISMQQKQSEKHNKELVKERDNLKMELYKQSKSSEEIKQQNSELSEKVHSLVSANSAMKLDMEDLHKKLEMAELMIQQFSNQAGSLDANQQLQMALEEKASLETQVAQLSESLHQLQAERDQYVEKLKEERSIWQQRVQQLSEQVHTMAEEKEKHMAQIRELEANITELLSKSAVKPMDIKPSSPAGPTAAELSLQEEIQRLQQEKEELHGQYQAQVRDNEQLSHLNREQEERLLELEKAVQRYNEESVDRQQILEDMQSDKATISRALSQNRELKEQLAELQNGFVKLTNENMEVTSALQSEQHVKKELAKRLGQLQENLGELKETLQLKTQEARGLQEQRDQYYSHLQQYTVAYQQLAAEKEELHKQYLLQTQLMDRLQHEEVQGKVTVEMHLKELQQTKENLEAVAKENKELQAQISQLAADLDGRVLHRLEGDESEAMIEEIEKSSFVIPEKFESHEEMVAFLTSAMSQVEKEREDMRQQLAAQKQQCRSLLQQIAALRQEQQHDVTLGGGSTMDTVPVEVHEALKTAMEKLQSRFTELMHEKADLKERLEELEHRCIQLSGETDTIGEYIALYQSQRAILKQRHQEKEEYISRLAQDKEEMKMKLLELQDLVMRLVRERNEWYSKYVAAAQNPELLASENESVLPVERRIELNATDGEGLREVNLADEAEQEAAVLHQSGFSPIDSKAAQPSQEDPTAKQIMQLLREIQNPQERLGSLLENPCIPFFYRADENDEVKIMVV; translated from the exons GCATACTTTGACAGCGATGTTGCCACTCGTAATGCTGAACAGCTTGCTACCGATGTCCCTGTGCTATCTAACACCAACAGTCTACCTAGTTGTGGTTCTGTTCTGCCTGCTCCTGGGAGCATGCAGCTGACACAG ATTCATGAAGCTGAGGATCATAAAAATGCTTTGGATGAGAACAG GTCTATCTCATCAACAGAAAGTCTCCGCCAGTTGTCTGAACAACTCAATGGCCTGGTTTCTCAG TCTACGTCGTATGTGAATGGGGAAAGTGCTGTTTCTTCCACAAATATTAAGGAAATGGAA ACACGTTACCAGGAGCTGGCAGTAGCCCTGGATTCCAGCAATCTAACTAACAAACAGCTCGTTACAAAGATAGAGGAATTG AAACAGCAGAACCAAGAAGCAATGAATCAGCTGGAGAAG GAAAAGAAGGAGTTTGAACAGAAATTCTCTAAAGAGCAAGCAGCACTGAGGGAACAGCTACAG GTTCACATCCAGACTATTGGAATTCTAGTTTCTGAGAAGTCTGAGTTGCAGACAGCCCTTGGACATACTCAGCAAGCTGCACGGCAGAAGTCAG GAGAAGTTGAAAACCTGGCTGCTCGTTTACATTCATCTCGCCAGAGGGTATCAGAGCTAGAACGTACTTTGTCGTCTATCTCTATGCAGCAAAAACAGTCAGAGAAG caTAATAAAGAGTTAGTGAAGGAGCGAGACAACCTGAAAATGGAACTATACAAACAAAG caaAAGTAGCGAGGAAATAAAGCAGCAGAATTCGGAGCTGTCAGAGAAAGTTCACTCCCTGGTTTCTGCAAACTCAGCTATGAAGTTGGATATGGAGGATTTGCATAAGAAACTGGAAATGGCTGAACTGATGATTCAACAG TTCTCAAATCAGGCAGGGAGTCTGGATGCCAACCAGCAGTTGCAGATGGCACTGGAAGAGAAGGCGAGCCTGGAAACCCAGGTTGCTCAG CTCTCAGAGTCACTTCACCAGCTCCAGGCAGAAAGAGATCAGTATGTAGAGAAactgaaggaggagagaagcatTTGGCAGCAGCGGGTGCAGCAGCTCTCTGAGCAG GTCCACACaatggcagaggagaaggagaagcacaTGGCCCAAATTCGGGAGCTGGAAGCCAATATTACAGAGCTGTTGAGCAAATCAG CAGTTAAGCCCATGGATATTAAGCCTTCCTCACCAGCAGGGCCCACAGCAGCTGAGCTGAGTCTGCAGGAAGAGATCCAGCGGCTGCAGCAAGAGAAGGAGGAGCTGCATGGGCAGTACCAGGCCCAGGTCCGGGACAACGAGCAGCTGAGCCACCTCAACCGGGAGCAGGAGGAGCGGCTGCTGGAGCTTGAGAAGGCTGTGCAGCGCTACAACGAGGAGTCTGTGGACAGACAGCAGATCCTGGAGGACATGCAGAGTGACAAGGCCACAATCAGTAGGGCGCTGAGCCAAAATCGGGAGCTGAAGGAGCAGCTGGCTGAGCTGCAGAATGGGTTTGTCAAACTG ACAAATGAGAACATGGAGGTTACAAGTGCCCTACAGTCAGAGCAACATGTAAAGAAAGAGCTGGCCAAGAGGCTTGGGCAGCTGCAGGAGAACCTGGGCGAGCTCAAAGAGACG CTGCAACTGAAAACTCAGGAGGCTCGGGGACTGCAGGAGCAGCGGGACCAGTACTACAGCCACTTACAGCAGTACACCGTGGCGTACCAGCAGCTGGCTGCCGAGAAGGAGGAACTGCACAAACAGTACTTGCTTCAGACACAGCTGATGGATCGGCTACAGCATGAGGAGGTTCAGGGGAAGGTGACGGTGGAAATGCACCTGAAAGAGCTGCAGCAGACGAAG GAAAATCTGGAAGCTGTagctaaggaaaacaaagagctgcAGGCCCAGATCAGTCAGTTAGCAGCAGACCTGGATGGCAGGGTTTTGCACCGACTAGAAG GAGATGAAAGTGAAGCAATGATCgaagaaatagaaaaatcttCATTTGTGATCCCAGAGAAGTTTGAAAGCCATGAAGAAATG GTTGCTTTCTTGACATCTGCCATGTCCCAAGTGGAGAAGGAGCGAGAAGACAtgaggcagcagctggcagctcaGAAACAGCAGTGCAGAAGCCTCCTGCAGCAAATAGCAGCTCTTAGGCAGGAGCAGCAACATGATGTCACGCTGGGTGGAG GTTCCACCATGGATACTGTACCAGTGGAGGTTCATGAGGCTTTGAAAACTGCCATGGAGAAACTACAG TCCCGTTTCACAGAGCTGATGCATGAGAAAGCTGATCTGAAGGAACGGCTAGAAGAGTTAGAACATCGCTGCATACAGCTGTCTGGGGAAACGGACACCATTG GGGAGTATATTGCGTTATACCAGAGTCAAAGGGCTATCCTCAAACAGCGACACCAGGAGAAAGAGGAATACATCAGCAGATTGGCTCAGGATAAGGAAGAGATGAAG ATGAAACTACTGGAGCTGCAGGACTTAGTGATGCGTCTGGTCAGGGAAAGAAATGAATGGTACAGCAAGTATGTAGCAGCTGCCCAGAACCCAGAGCTGTTAGCAAGCGAGAATGAAAGTGTACTTCCAGTGGAGAGACGCATTGAACTAAACGCTACGGATGGAGAAG GGTTACGAGAAGTGAATTTAGCAGATGAAGCAGAACAAGAGGCTGCTGTTCTTCATCAATCCGGTTTCTCCCCTATTGACAGTAAAGCTGCTCAGCCAAGCCAAGAGGACCCCACAGCAAAGCAAATAATGCAGCTTCTCAGAGAAATCCAGAACCCTCAGGAGAGGCTGGGCTCCCTGCTGGAAAACCCCTGCATTCCCTTCTTCTACCGTGCTGATGAGAACGATGAGGTCAAAATCATGGTAGTTTAA
- the GOLGA2 gene encoding golgin subfamily A member 2 isoform X2 encodes MADGSRQSRLAAAKKKLKEYQQKNSPGATAGTKKKRKTKEGSRPETPTNDDQQPPENAYFDSDVATRNAEQLATDVPVLSNTNSLPSCGSVLPAPGSMQLTQIHEAEDHKNALDENRSISSTESLRQLSEQLNGLVSQSTSYVNGESAVSSTNIKEMETRYQELAVALDSSNLTNKQLVTKIEELKQQNQEAMNQLEKEKKEFEQKFSKEQAALREQLQVHIQTIGILVSEKSELQTALGHTQQAARQKSGEVENLAARLHSSRQRVSELERTLSSISMQQKQSEKHNKELVKERDNLKMELYKQSKSSEEIKQQNSELSEKVHSLVSANSAMKLDMEDLHKKLEMAELMIQQFSNQAGSLDANQQLQMALEEKASLETQVAQLSESLHQLQAERDQYVEKLKEERSIWQQRVQQLSEQVHTMAEEKEKHMAQIRELEANITELLSKSAVKPMDIKPSSPAGPTAAELSLQEEIQRLQQEKEELHGQYQAQVRDNEQLSHLNREQEERLLELEKAVQRYNEESVDRQQILEDMQSDKATISRALSQNRELKEQLAELQNGFVKLTNENMEVTSALQSEQHVKKELAKRLGQLQENLGELKETLQLKTQEARGLQEQRDQYYSHLQQYTVAYQQLAAEKEELHKQYLLQTQLMDRLQHEEVQGKVTVEMHLKELQQTKENLEAVAKENKELQAQISQLAADLDGRVLHRLEGDESEAMIEEIEKSSFVIPEKFESHEEMVAFLTSAMSQVEKEREDMRQQLAAQKQQCRSLLQQIAALRQEQQHDVTLGGGSTMDTVPVEVHEALKTAMEKLQSRFTELMHEKADLKERLEELEHRCIQLSGETDTIGEYIALYQSQRAILKQRHQEKEEYISRLAQDKEEMKMKLLELQDLVMRLVRERNEWYSKYVAAAQNPELLASENESVLPVERRIELNATDGEGLREVNLADEAEQEAAVLHQSGFSPIDSKAAQPSQEDPTAKQIMQLLREIQNPQERLGSLLENPCIPFFYRADENDEVKIMVV; translated from the exons GCATACTTTGACAGCGATGTTGCCACTCGTAATGCTGAACAGCTTGCTACCGATGTCCCTGTGCTATCTAACACCAACAGTCTACCTAGTTGTGGTTCTGTTCTGCCTGCTCCTGGGAGCATGCAGCTGACACAG ATTCATGAAGCTGAGGATCATAAAAATGCTTTGGATGAGAACAG GTCTATCTCATCAACAGAAAGTCTCCGCCAGTTGTCTGAACAACTCAATGGCCTGGTTTCTCAG TCTACGTCGTATGTGAATGGGGAAAGTGCTGTTTCTTCCACAAATATTAAGGAAATGGAA ACACGTTACCAGGAGCTGGCAGTAGCCCTGGATTCCAGCAATCTAACTAACAAACAGCTCGTTACAAAGATAGAGGAATTG AAACAGCAGAACCAAGAAGCAATGAATCAGCTGGAGAAG GAAAAGAAGGAGTTTGAACAGAAATTCTCTAAAGAGCAAGCAGCACTGAGGGAACAGCTACAG GTTCACATCCAGACTATTGGAATTCTAGTTTCTGAGAAGTCTGAGTTGCAGACAGCCCTTGGACATACTCAGCAAGCTGCACGGCAGAAGTCAG GAGAAGTTGAAAACCTGGCTGCTCGTTTACATTCATCTCGCCAGAGGGTATCAGAGCTAGAACGTACTTTGTCGTCTATCTCTATGCAGCAAAAACAGTCAGAGAAG caTAATAAAGAGTTAGTGAAGGAGCGAGACAACCTGAAAATGGAACTATACAAACAAAG caaAAGTAGCGAGGAAATAAAGCAGCAGAATTCGGAGCTGTCAGAGAAAGTTCACTCCCTGGTTTCTGCAAACTCAGCTATGAAGTTGGATATGGAGGATTTGCATAAGAAACTGGAAATGGCTGAACTGATGATTCAACAG TTCTCAAATCAGGCAGGGAGTCTGGATGCCAACCAGCAGTTGCAGATGGCACTGGAAGAGAAGGCGAGCCTGGAAACCCAGGTTGCTCAG CTCTCAGAGTCACTTCACCAGCTCCAGGCAGAAAGAGATCAGTATGTAGAGAAactgaaggaggagagaagcatTTGGCAGCAGCGGGTGCAGCAGCTCTCTGAGCAG GTCCACACaatggcagaggagaaggagaagcacaTGGCCCAAATTCGGGAGCTGGAAGCCAATATTACAGAGCTGTTGAGCAAATCAG CAGTTAAGCCCATGGATATTAAGCCTTCCTCACCAGCAGGGCCCACAGCAGCTGAGCTGAGTCTGCAGGAAGAGATCCAGCGGCTGCAGCAAGAGAAGGAGGAGCTGCATGGGCAGTACCAGGCCCAGGTCCGGGACAACGAGCAGCTGAGCCACCTCAACCGGGAGCAGGAGGAGCGGCTGCTGGAGCTTGAGAAGGCTGTGCAGCGCTACAACGAGGAGTCTGTGGACAGACAGCAGATCCTGGAGGACATGCAGAGTGACAAGGCCACAATCAGTAGGGCGCTGAGCCAAAATCGGGAGCTGAAGGAGCAGCTGGCTGAGCTGCAGAATGGGTTTGTCAAACTG ACAAATGAGAACATGGAGGTTACAAGTGCCCTACAGTCAGAGCAACATGTAAAGAAAGAGCTGGCCAAGAGGCTTGGGCAGCTGCAGGAGAACCTGGGCGAGCTCAAAGAGACG CTGCAACTGAAAACTCAGGAGGCTCGGGGACTGCAGGAGCAGCGGGACCAGTACTACAGCCACTTACAGCAGTACACCGTGGCGTACCAGCAGCTGGCTGCCGAGAAGGAGGAACTGCACAAACAGTACTTGCTTCAGACACAGCTGATGGATCGGCTACAGCATGAGGAGGTTCAGGGGAAGGTGACGGTGGAAATGCACCTGAAAGAGCTGCAGCAGACGAAG GAAAATCTGGAAGCTGTagctaaggaaaacaaagagctgcAGGCCCAGATCAGTCAGTTAGCAGCAGACCTGGATGGCAGGGTTTTGCACCGACTAGAAG GAGATGAAAGTGAAGCAATGATCgaagaaatagaaaaatcttCATTTGTGATCCCAGAGAAGTTTGAAAGCCATGAAGAAATG GTTGCTTTCTTGACATCTGCCATGTCCCAAGTGGAGAAGGAGCGAGAAGACAtgaggcagcagctggcagctcaGAAACAGCAGTGCAGAAGCCTCCTGCAGCAAATAGCAGCTCTTAGGCAGGAGCAGCAACATGATGTCACGCTGGGTGGAG GTTCCACCATGGATACTGTACCAGTGGAGGTTCATGAGGCTTTGAAAACTGCCATGGAGAAACTACAG TCCCGTTTCACAGAGCTGATGCATGAGAAAGCTGATCTGAAGGAACGGCTAGAAGAGTTAGAACATCGCTGCATACAGCTGTCTGGGGAAACGGACACCATTG GGGAGTATATTGCGTTATACCAGAGTCAAAGGGCTATCCTCAAACAGCGACACCAGGAGAAAGAGGAATACATCAGCAGATTGGCTCAGGATAAGGAAGAGATGAAG ATGAAACTACTGGAGCTGCAGGACTTAGTGATGCGTCTGGTCAGGGAAAGAAATGAATGGTACAGCAAGTATGTAGCAGCTGCCCAGAACCCAGAGCTGTTAGCAAGCGAGAATGAAAGTGTACTTCCAGTGGAGAGACGCATTGAACTAAACGCTACGGATGGAGAAG GGTTACGAGAAGTGAATTTAGCAGATGAAGCAGAACAAGAGGCTGCTGTTCTTCATCAATCCGGTTTCTCCCCTATTGACAGTAAAGCTGCTCAGCCAAGCCAAGAGGACCCCACAGCAAAGCAAATAATGCAGCTTCTCAGAGAAATCCAGAACCCTCAGGAGAGGCTGGGCTCCCTGCTGGAAAACCCCTGCATTCCCTTCTTCTACCGTGCTGATGAGAACGATGAGGTCAAAATCATGGTAGTTTAA